A genome region from Cucumis sativus cultivar 9930 chromosome 4, Cucumber_9930_V3, whole genome shotgun sequence includes the following:
- the LOC101206061 gene encoding coiled-coil domain-containing protein 115, whose protein sequence is MKEVQNRSQDSEIESEEEDGDEETQQEQQNPQCQDQELCLLQFLDSTDDYLNLLDALSATLRQGWFELASARHSMGTSRISTALLDMKNHSAATSLRVDERDDGSVGMQPFINLRKWTSSEGGDSLGEEKYNDKLQRESGSPQLRQRNVSDLSDNLGKSSLKKEDALIVDDQVQKERSRTLSTFGTLVSPKLRLAQLSFENALELIVEIANKRIAMLSSFDEVKKGSEDTSSFKQVKEELEDTKV, encoded by the exons ATGAAGGAAGTACAAAACCGATCACAGGATTCCGAAATCGAAtcagaggaagaagatggagatgaagaaaCGCAGCAAGAACAGCAAAATCCCCAATGTCAAGATCAAGAACTATGTTTGCTCCAATTTCTGGACTCGACGGATGATTATCTGAATCTCCTAGATGCATTGTCCGCAACATTACGCCAG GGATGGTTTGAGTTGGCGAGCGCAAGACATTCTATGGGTACTTCTCGCATAAGCACTGCATTACTGGACATGAAAAACCATTCTGCCGCTACATCGCTGAGGGTGGACGAACGAGATG ATGGCTCTGTAGGAATGCAGCCATTCATTAACTTGAGGAAATGGACATCCTCTGAAGGTGGAGACAGTTTGggggaagaaaaatacaatgaCAAATTGCAAAGGGAATCTGGTAGTCCGCAGCTACGGCAACGCAACGTTTCTGATCTTTCCG ATAATCTGGGGAAAAGttctttaaagaaagaagatgctCTCATCGTTGATGATCAG GTACAAAAGGAACGATCACGGACACTTTCAACCTTCGGAACTCTAGTTTCCCCAAAGCTTCGATTAGCAcaactttcatttgaaaacg CACTTGAACTTATAGTTGAAATTGCAAATAAGCGTATTGCAATGTTATCTTCCTTTGATGAAGTCAAGAAAGGATCGGAAGACACATCTTCCTTCAAACAAGTGAAGGAAGAATTGGAAGACACCAAAGTATGA